The genome window GGGATGGATTGAGCAATCGCCAGAGGATTGGTGGAATGCGGTCATACATGGATTGGATACTTTTTGGAAGAGGAATTTAAATCCTCAACAAATTGTGGCGATCGGTTTGAGTGGTCAAATGGAAAACTGCTTACTTCTTGATCAATCTGGTAATCCTCTTCATCGAGTATTGCTCTATTCCGATTCTCGTGCGACCGGAGAAGCTGATTTGATCAGTAGAAGAATAGGGAAAAAAAGAATCCTACAAATTTTTGGAAATCGAATTGACCACGCCACGACTGTTGCAAAATTACTCTGGATAAAAAGGCATCATCCAGAATGGTATCATTTGGCCAAAACAATGGTGAGCGGAGCCAAGGATTTTATTATTTTTCGTTTCACCAACCAATATGTAACCGATCCGACTAATGCTTCAACAACCGGTTCCATGAATATCCTTTCACGACAGTGGGAAAAGGCAATTATAGAAGATATTGGTTTAAGCAGTTCTCTTTTTCCCCCTATCGTTCCAGCAACAGAACAGGTTGGTGTCGTCAGTCAAGACGCATCGATGCAAACTGGAATCACTGCTGGGTGTCCGGTTTTTTGTGGATTGGGGGATGCCGGCGCATCACAGTTAGGATCGGGAGTGGTCGGATCCGACCGTTCACATTGTTATCTGGGAACCACCGGATGGGTTGCAACGATAAAATCTGAGTTCTCTATACCTCAATCTGAAGGACTTTTTGTTCTCAGTGGCCCAGATTTATACCAATATTTATATATTGCACCATTGCTCAACGCTGGTCGTGCCTATGATTGGATTTTAAGGGTTATAATAGGAGAAAAGAAAAGGAAATATCATGAAATGGAACACCTTCTTTCTACCATCCCTTATGGATCAAATGGATTGTTCTTTTTGCCCTATTTAGTTGGAGAACGATGTCCCTACCGAGATTCAAATGCCACTGGAGTTTTTTTTGGACTTACTGATCAGACAACCGATCTTGACATGATCCGAGCAACTTTAGAGGGAGTGGCTTTTGGGGTTCGGCAAGCTCTTGAAATAACGATGGATCCGACCAAAATAAAGGAGATGGTTGTGACAGGTGGTGGAAGCCAAAGCAAGGTATGGAGTCAAATGATAGCTGATGTATGCGGTTGTAAAGTAACAGTTCCAACCGGAAGCTCCGTAGGCCCTTGTTTCGGTGCTGCGCTTTGTGCTTTGGTGGGGATGAAGATAAAAAGAGGTTTTTCCGATATTGAACCTTTATGGACTCAAGGTCGACAATTTTACCCTCATGAAAAGAACCGAGAGATATATAAAAACTTGTTTCAATTCTATGCAAAATTGTATCCAACCCTGAAGCCTTTATTTAAAAAGAAAAAAATTGGCGATGGTCGGTGATGATTTGTGGATAGCCAAAAACCGAAAATCGGTGAAAGTCAAGAAAATCAGTTGCTCTTTCATCAGATTTTTCTCTTCAACGCTCGTTTTAAGCAAAAATTTGAGCAATTCGATTCGATCAGGTTATTGACACAAGCCCTTTACTGGGACTATGCTTTTTTATCGAGTTCGATTCTGATCCAATGCATAATTAGGGATAAAGAAAACAAGGTCATTATTCATTTTCTTCGGAGGCAACATATTGAGAAAACTACTCGCCTATTTAAAGCCGTATTGGAAATTGGTGGTTTTAGCGCCACTCTTAATGATAGTCGAAGTAATAGTCGACCTTCTTCAACCAACCTTATTGGCGAAGATTGTGGATGTAGGAATTGCCGGTCAGGATTTAACCTTGGTTATGAGAACCGGTCTTTTTATGATTGGTATAGCCCTGATTGGTATGTTGGGAGGAATGGGTTGCACAGTTGCAGCCAGTATTGCCAGTCAGAGCTTTGGGACTGATCTTCGGTCTGACCTCTTTAAAAAAATTCAAAGTTTTTCTTATGCTGATCTGGAAACTTTTAAGATATCGACCTTAATCACTCGTTTAACCAATGATATTGCCCAAGTTCAGATGTTGGTCCTCATGTCATTACGAATCATGGTAAGAGCTCCGCTTTTAGGTGTTGGGGGAATCATTATGGCTATTTCTATCAACGCTCGGTTAGCCATGATTCTCTTGGCTTCTGTGCCTGCCCTTTTACTTATCTTGTTTTTTGTTATTCAAAAAAGCTTTCCATTATTTATCATGGTTCAGCAGAAGTTAGATCGAGTAAATGCTGTAATGAGAGAAAATTTGTCAGGGATTCGATTGATAAAAGTTTTTAACCGTTCAACATACGAAAAAAAACGATTTTCGATAACCAATAGTGAACTAATGAACAACACAATAAAAGCCTTTAAGTTGGTCATATCAATAATGCCGGTTATGATGTTAATCATGAATTTAAGTTTGGTGGCAGTGATTTGGTTTGGTGGTATACAAGTAAGTGGGGGAACAATGAAGGTTGGAGAGATCATGGCATTTATTAATTACTTTATGCAAATTCTTTTTTCCCTAATGATGGTGAGTGCTATATTTATATTCATAACTAGGGCAAATGCATCTGCAGAACGTATTCATGAGGTTTTATCCATTGTCCCCCAGATTCAGGACCCTTCTCAACCCGACCAAGCTCCATTAAATAAGGGAATGGTTGAATTTGAAAAGATTACCTTTCAATATGGAGAAGATGGAAACGAACCAGCTTTGAAAGATATTTCCTTTGCCGCTCAACCAGGGGAAATCGTTGCTATATTAGGTAGAACGGGATCAGGGAAATCAACTTTAATGAATTTAATTCCACGACTCTATGATGTTAACCAGGGGAGAGTCAAGGTTGATGGAAGAGATGTTCGTACTTTCGATTTTACAACTTTACGATCGTCAATTGGTATGGTACCCCAAGATACCGTCCTTTTTTCCGGAACGATAAAAGAAAATATTAAATGGGGCAATACTCGGGCAACCGATCAAGATGTTATTGCTGCTGCAAAAATAGCTCAAGCCGATCAGTTTATCAGTCAATTTCCTGAGGGTTATGATACGTCGATT of Candidatus Atribacteria bacterium ADurb.Bin276 contains these proteins:
- the xylB_11 gene encoding Xylulose kinase, with protein sequence MQSIPKQPGVLGIDVGTSGMKMVFYDFEGNEILSTREEYPTYHPYPGWIEQSPEDWWNAVIHGLDTFWKRNLNPQQIVAIGLSGQMENCLLLDQSGNPLHRVLLYSDSRATGEADLISRRIGKKRILQIFGNRIDHATTVAKLLWIKRHHPEWYHLAKTMVSGAKDFIIFRFTNQYVTDPTNASTTGSMNILSRQWEKAIIEDIGLSSSLFPPIVPATEQVGVVSQDASMQTGITAGCPVFCGLGDAGASQLGSGVVGSDRSHCYLGTTGWVATIKSEFSIPQSEGLFVLSGPDLYQYLYIAPLLNAGRAYDWILRVIIGEKKRKYHEMEHLLSTIPYGSNGLFFLPYLVGERCPYRDSNATGVFFGLTDQTTDLDMIRATLEGVAFGVRQALEITMDPTKIKEMVVTGGGSQSKVWSQMIADVCGCKVTVPTGSSVGPCFGAALCALVGMKIKRGFSDIEPLWTQGRQFYPHEKNREIYKNLFQFYAKLYPTLKPLFKKKKIGDGR